In Roseicyclus marinus, the genomic window CAAAGGGCAGGCGTGAGGGGGCGCGGCGCGGGTCTGCTCGCATGTCGATCACTCCTGTCCGGACACCCCGCCCGGGTTTCGGTTCAAGGGCGATGGCAGGTCTCCTGGCTTGCGGGTCTGGGCTCGTCCGATCCTTCCCGGGCGGTCTTTTGCCCAGTGGTTCATCGGGGTCGCTCGCCGCTCACAGTTGCGGGGGCAGCCGCGGGTTTTCACCGCGTTCCCTTTTCAGACCGAAGGCATCGCCCCCGGTCACCATCACCACCATCAGACGCCGCCGCCGCGCGCCGGTCAAGCCATATCGCCGCGACAAAGCGCGGGGCGCGGGCGAGACCCGTCCCGGCCTCGCGCCTCAGGCTCCCGACAGGATCAGATCGGCCGCCCGCATCGCGGCCATGATCACGGGCGCATTCGTGTTGGCCGAGGTGATGTTGGGAAAGATCGAGGCATCGACCACGCGCAGCCGGTCCATCCCATGCACGCGCAAGGTCGGATCGACCACGCCGCCCGCCTCTTGCGGGGCCATGCGACAGGTGCCGCAGGGGTGATAGACCGTGCCCGCGCGGTCCCGCGCATCGGCAAGGATCGCGTCATCTTGCTGCCCGACAGGGCTGAACCCATGCGCCGCCACCGCCAGCTTGCGGAGCGGTTCCGCCTCCATCAGCTGGGCGATGAGCCGCCCGCCCGCGACCATGTCGTCCAGGTCGCGCGCGGTGGACAGCGAATTGGGCCGGATCGCGGGCTGGGCCGTCGGATCGGGGCTGGCTATGTCGATCCGCCCCCGGCTGGTCGGGCGGCAGGGATTGAACGAGATGATGAAGCCCGGCCATGGATCGGGCCGCAACAGCGGGCGCTTGTCGCGGTAGACGGTCGAATAGGACAAGGGGTTGAAGTAAAGCTGCATGTCGGCCTGCGCCAGATCGGGCCGCGACCGCACAAGCCCGCCCATCTGGTTCACGCTCAGGCTGAAGGGGCCGTCGCGGAACAGCGCATAGCGCAGCGCCGCCATCACCTGACCCTTTCGGCTGCCCATCACCTGGTTCAGCGTCGGTTCCTCGCAGCGATAGGTATAGGTGACGGCAAGATGATCTTGCAGCGCGCCTCCCACGCCCGGCGCGTCCAGCACCACGGGCAGGCCCATCCGCTGCAACAGATCGCCCGGTCCGATGCCCGACACTTGCAGAAGTTGCGGGGATTTCACCGCACCCGCCGACAAGATCACCTCGCCCCGGCATTCTGCCGTCATGATCTGGCCCCCGCGCCGATAGCGGATGCCGGTCGCGCGCCGCCCCTCCAGCATCAGGCCCAGAACCTCGGCCCCGGTGATGACCCGCAGGTTCGGCCGTTTCATGGCAGGCCGCAGGAATGCATCGGCCGCCGAATGCCGCCATCCCTTGCGGGTCGTGGTGCAATAGGGGCCTGCGCCCTCGCCGGTGACGGTGTCGCCCTCGGGCAATCCCAAGGCGCGGATCGCGTCGATGTAATGCCGTCCCAAGGGGTGGAATTCCGGCGAGCGGTCGCTGACCCAGAGCGGCCCGTTGCCCGTCCGTGTCCCATCCGCATGGATGCGCCGTTCGACGCGGGCGTAGACCTGCGCCACGTCCGCCGCGCCCCAGCCGGGGTTTCCGGCACTCGCCCAATCCTCGTAATCACCGGGCAGGCCACGGGCATAGACCATGGCATTGATCGAGGATGATCCGCCCAGACCCTTGCCGCGCGGCCAATACATGCGGCGGCCGTTCAGTTCCGGGTCCGGTTCCGAATGCATCCGCCAGTTCACGGATTTGCCATGAAACGTAAGGCCATAGCCGATCGGCACGCGGATGTCGGGCCGCCGGTCCGTGCCGCCGGCCTCGACCACCAGAACGCGCGCGCGCCCATCCG contains:
- a CDS encoding GMC family oxidoreductase gives rise to the protein MDIWDYIIIGAGSAGSVLAERLSADGRARVLVVEAGGTDRRPDIRVPIGYGLTFHGKSVNWRMHSEPDPELNGRRMYWPRGKGLGGSSSINAMVYARGLPGDYEDWASAGNPGWGAADVAQVYARVERRIHADGTRTGNGPLWVSDRSPEFHPLGRHYIDAIRALGLPEGDTVTGEGAGPYCTTTRKGWRHSAADAFLRPAMKRPNLRVITGAEVLGLMLEGRRATGIRYRRGGQIMTAECRGEVILSAGAVKSPQLLQVSGIGPGDLLQRMGLPVVLDAPGVGGALQDHLAVTYTYRCEEPTLNQVMGSRKGQVMAALRYALFRDGPFSLSVNQMGGLVRSRPDLAQADMQLYFNPLSYSTVYRDKRPLLRPDPWPGFIISFNPCRPTSRGRIDIASPDPTAQPAIRPNSLSTARDLDDMVAGGRLIAQLMEAEPLRKLAVAAHGFSPVGQQDDAILADARDRAGTVYHPCGTCRMAPQEAGGVVDPTLRVHGMDRLRVVDASIFPNITSANTNAPVIMAAMRAADLILSGA